In one Bacteroides intestinalis DSM 17393 genomic region, the following are encoded:
- the argS gene encoding arginine--tRNA ligase: MNIEDKLVTSVINGLKALYGQDVPAAQVQLQKTKKEFEGHLTLVVFPFLRMSKKGPEQTAQEIGEYLKANEPSVAAFNVIKGFLNLTIASSAWIELLNNIHADKQYGITAATDHSPLVMIEYSSPNTNKPLHLGHVRNNLLGNALANIVMANGNKVVKTNIVNDRGIHICKSMLAWSKYGNGETPESSGKKGDHLVGDYYVAFDKHYKAEVKDLMARFQAEGVTEEEAKAKAEAASPLMNEAREMLVKWEAGDPEVRALWTKMNNWVYEGFDETYRKMGVGFDKIYYESNTYLEGKEKVMEGLEKGFFYKKEDGSVWADLTPEGLDHKLLLRADGTSVYMTQDIGTAKLRFADYPIDKMIYVVGNEQNYHFQVLSILLDKLGFEWGKGLVHFSYGMVELPEGKMKSREGTVVDADDLIEEMVNTAKETSNELGKLDGLTQEEADNIARIVGLGALKYFILKVDARKNMTFNPKESIDFNGNTGPFIQYTYARIQSVLRKAAEAGIAVPAEIPVGIELSEKEEGLIQMVADFAAVVKQAGSDYSPSIIANYTYDLVKEYNQFYHDFSILREEDEAVKVFRLALSENVAKVVRLGMGLLGIEVPDRM; encoded by the coding sequence ATGAATATAGAAGATAAACTGGTAACGTCCGTAATCAATGGACTGAAAGCACTGTACGGACAGGATGTGCCTGCCGCACAGGTGCAACTGCAAAAAACCAAGAAAGAATTTGAGGGACACCTCACGCTGGTTGTTTTTCCTTTCCTGCGCATGTCAAAGAAAGGACCGGAGCAGACAGCACAAGAGATTGGTGAATACCTGAAAGCTAATGAACCTTCCGTTGCTGCGTTCAATGTCATCAAAGGTTTCCTGAACCTGACCATTGCTTCTTCTGCCTGGATTGAGTTACTGAACAACATTCATGCCGATAAACAGTACGGTATTACTGCTGCCACGGATCATTCTCCGCTGGTTATGATAGAATATTCTTCACCTAATACCAACAAACCACTTCACTTGGGTCATGTGCGCAATAACCTTTTGGGTAATGCCTTGGCCAACATAGTTATGGCGAACGGTAACAAAGTGGTAAAGACGAATATCGTGAACGACCGTGGTATTCATATCTGCAAATCCATGTTGGCATGGTCCAAATATGGAAATGGTGAAACTCCTGAATCATCCGGTAAAAAGGGCGATCATTTGGTAGGTGACTATTATGTAGCTTTCGATAAACACTATAAAGCCGAAGTTAAAGATTTGATGGCCAGATTCCAGGCTGAAGGTGTGACGGAGGAAGAAGCTAAAGCGAAAGCAGAAGCTGCCTCTCCTTTGATGAACGAAGCTCGTGAAATGCTGGTAAAATGGGAGGCCGGTGATCCGGAAGTACGTGCACTTTGGACAAAAATGAATAATTGGGTGTACGAAGGTTTTGATGAAACTTATCGTAAGATGGGTGTGGGCTTTGACAAAATATATTATGAGTCAAATACCTATCTTGAAGGTAAAGAGAAAGTTATGGAAGGTCTTGAAAAAGGTTTCTTCTATAAGAAAGAGGACGGCTCTGTATGGGCTGACCTTACTCCGGAAGGCTTGGATCACAAATTGTTGCTCCGTGCCGATGGAACTTCAGTTTATATGACCCAAGATATCGGTACAGCTAAATTACGTTTTGCAGATTATCCTATTGACAAAATGATTTATGTAGTAGGTAATGAACAGAACTACCATTTCCAGGTGCTTTCTATCTTGCTTGATAAACTCGGTTTCGAATGGGGAAAGGGGCTTGTGCATTTTTCTTATGGTATGGTCGAGTTGCCTGAGGGTAAGATGAAGAGTCGTGAAGGTACAGTAGTAGATGCCGATGACTTGATTGAGGAAATGGTGAACACTGCTAAGGAAACTTCAAATGAACTGGGAAAACTGGATGGTTTGACTCAGGAAGAGGCTGATAATATTGCCCGAATTGTAGGATTGGGTGCTTTGAAATACTTTATTCTCAAAGTGGATGCCCGCAAGAATATGACGTTCAATCCAAAAGAGTCAATTGACTTTAATGGGAATACAGGACCGTTCATTCAATATACGTATGCGCGTATTCAATCTGTATTGCGTAAGGCGGCTGAAGCCGGTATCGCAGTTCCGGCTGAAATCCCTGTAGGTATCGAGTTGAGTGAGAAAGAGGAAGGGCTTATCCAAATGGTGGCTGATTTCGCTGCTGTTGTGAAGCAGGCAGGCTCAGATTACAGTCCGTCTATCATTGCCAACTATACTTATGATCTGGTGAAAGAATACAATCAGTTCTACCACGATTTCAGTATTCTGCGCGAAGAGGATGAAGCAGTGAAAGTATTCCGCCTTGCTTTGTCGGAGAATGTAGCTAAAGTAGTTCGCCTAGGCATGGGATTGTTGGGTATCGAAGTACCGGACAGAATGTAA
- the topA gene encoding type I DNA topoisomerase: MPKNLVIVESPAKAKTIEKFLGKDYKVLSSYGHIRDLKKKEFSIDVEKNFEPDYEIPEDKKTLVKTLKSEAKEADTVWLASDEDREGEAIAWHLYEVLKLNPEHTKRIVFHEITKTAILKAIEQPRNIDINLVNAQQARRILDRIVGFELSPVLWKKVKPALSAGRVQSVAVRLIVEREREIHAFQSEASYKVTAIFLVPDTDGKLVEMKAELARRLKTKAEAQKLLEHCQAAMFTIEDITTRPVKKSPAAPFTTSTLQQEAARKLGFTVAQTMMVAQRLYESGRITYMRTDSVNLSEYAINGSKEAIANMMGDKYVHPRHFSTKTKGAQEAHEAIRPTYMEQAQIEGSAQEKKLYDLIWKRTIASQMADAELEKTTATISISNASDTFNATGEVVKFDGFLRVYRESYDDDVEQEDESRLLPPLKKGQKLQYQNITATERFTQHPPRYTEASLVRKLEELGIGRPSTYAPTISTVQQREYVEKGDKTGEERLYNVITLKEDKIADDTRTEITGAEKAKLLPTDTGTVVTDFLMQYFPSIMDYNFTASVEKQFDEIAEGDTKWTTIMKTFYKTFHPSVESTLAAKNAHKTGERLLGDDPVSGKPVSVKIGRFGPVVQIGSAEDEEKPRFSPLKKGMSIETITLEEAMELFKLPRTLGEHEGKTVSVNAGRFGPYIYYNGTYTSLPKGADPMEIELEEALELIKEKAEAEAKKHLKKFEEEPELEIMNGRYGPYIAYKGSNYKIPKDIVPEDLSLDACLEIVKLQSEKAASAPAKPKRGKYAKKKA; this comes from the coding sequence ATGCCAAAAAACCTTGTCATTGTCGAGTCACCGGCAAAAGCAAAAACAATTGAGAAGTTCCTGGGAAAAGATTATAAGGTTCTTTCCAGTTATGGTCATATACGCGATTTGAAGAAAAAAGAATTCAGTATTGACGTTGAAAAGAACTTTGAACCGGACTATGAAATCCCGGAAGATAAAAAAACGCTGGTAAAGACACTGAAATCTGAAGCGAAAGAAGCAGATACCGTATGGTTGGCTTCCGATGAGGACCGCGAGGGAGAAGCCATCGCGTGGCACTTGTATGAGGTATTGAAACTCAATCCGGAACATACTAAACGCATCGTATTCCATGAAATTACCAAAACCGCTATATTAAAGGCTATTGAGCAGCCTCGAAACATTGACATCAATCTTGTCAATGCACAACAGGCTCGCCGCATCCTCGACCGTATCGTGGGTTTTGAATTATCGCCCGTACTGTGGAAGAAAGTAAAACCTGCACTTTCTGCCGGACGTGTACAATCAGTAGCCGTACGCCTCATCGTAGAGCGCGAACGTGAAATACATGCTTTCCAAAGTGAAGCATCTTATAAGGTCACTGCCATTTTCCTGGTTCCCGACACCGACGGCAAACTTGTAGAGATGAAAGCAGAACTTGCACGCCGCCTCAAGACTAAAGCAGAAGCTCAGAAACTATTGGAGCATTGCCAGGCAGCAATGTTTACCATTGAAGACATTACAACCCGCCCGGTAAAGAAAAGTCCGGCCGCACCGTTCACCACTTCTACCCTGCAACAGGAAGCTGCACGTAAACTCGGCTTCACGGTTGCTCAAACCATGATGGTGGCTCAGAGACTGTATGAATCCGGACGTATCACTTATATGCGTACCGACTCGGTAAACTTATCGGAATACGCAATCAACGGCAGTAAAGAAGCCATCGCCAACATGATGGGGGACAAATATGTGCATCCACGTCACTTCAGCACCAAGACTAAAGGGGCACAGGAAGCACACGAGGCTATCCGTCCTACATATATGGAACAGGCGCAAATAGAAGGTAGTGCACAGGAGAAGAAATTATATGACCTGATCTGGAAACGCACTATAGCTTCCCAGATGGCAGATGCCGAACTGGAAAAGACAACAGCAACCATCAGCATCAGCAATGCATCTGATACATTCAATGCGACCGGAGAAGTGGTAAAATTCGACGGTTTCCTGCGTGTATACAGAGAATCTTATGATGATGATGTGGAGCAGGAAGATGAAAGCCGTCTGTTACCTCCTTTGAAGAAGGGACAGAAACTACAGTACCAGAATATAACTGCTACGGAACGTTTCACGCAACATCCACCCCGTTATACTGAAGCAAGCCTGGTACGCAAACTGGAAGAGTTGGGTATCGGTCGTCCTTCAACTTATGCACCTACTATTTCTACTGTACAGCAGCGTGAGTATGTAGAGAAGGGAGATAAGACCGGCGAAGAGCGTTTATACAATGTGATTACCTTGAAAGAAGATAAGATTGCAGATGATACACGCACTGAGATTACCGGGGCTGAGAAAGCCAAACTGTTACCTACAGATACCGGTACAGTTGTAACCGACTTTCTGATGCAATACTTCCCCAGCATCATGGACTACAACTTCACGGCAAGCGTAGAAAAACAATTCGACGAGATAGCAGAAGGTGATACAAAATGGACGACTATCATGAAGACGTTCTATAAAACGTTCCATCCATCTGTAGAAAGTACCCTCGCTGCCAAGAATGCACATAAGACCGGAGAACGCTTATTGGGAGACGATCCTGTCAGTGGCAAACCTGTTTCAGTCAAGATTGGACGTTTCGGTCCGGTAGTACAGATAGGAAGTGCGGAAGATGAAGAGAAACCTCGTTTTTCTCCTCTGAAGAAAGGTATGTCTATCGAGACTATTACCCTGGAAGAGGCTATGGAACTGTTCAAATTGCCACGTACCCTTGGAGAACATGAGGGTAAAACTGTCAGCGTCAATGCCGGACGTTTCGGTCCGTATATTTATTATAACGGAACCTATACCTCACTTCCCAAAGGAGCAGATCCTATGGAAATAGAATTGGAAGAGGCTCTGGAACTGATCAAGGAAAAAGCAGAAGCGGAAGCCAAGAAGCATCTTAAAAAATTCGAAGAAGAACCGGAATTGGAAATTATGAACGGAAGATATGGCCCTTATATCGCTTATAAAGGCAGCAATTATAAGATCCCCAAAGATATCGTTCCGGAAGATTTAAGTCTGGATGCCTGCTTGGAAATCGTCAAACTGCAAAGTGAAAAAGCTGCATCAGCTCCAGCAAAACCGAAACGTGGAAAATATGCCAAGAAGAAAGCATAA
- a CDS encoding TonB-dependent receptor: MKKVQYIFGALALIAFPNWAQAQTQAKDTTLSRTVVVEQEYNPDIMDASKVNVLPQVAPPTVSKKAVEYDARLVPEGNIPASTMQVYTGAESQDKAQRGYARLGYGNYGNLDARANYLFILPNSDKLNLNFHMNGMDGKLKVPDFAEKWDARYYRTRVGMDYVHAFRKVDLNVAGNFGLSNFNFMPYSINNKQKFLSGDVHFGVKSTSEDLPFQFHAETNLMFYERQYDLSQKDGQEAMVRTKAGAVGSISEEQSVGVDLAMDNVFYKNNLFDDYTSVELNPYYLYQNDDWKIRLGAHVDFAFGFGKKFRVSPDVTAQYIFSDSYILYAQATGGRRTNDFRRLETVSPYGQSEMQLDATYEQLNAALGFKTSPVTGLWFNLYGGYQDLKNNLASVGVSSYFVDTNNQSYLQLFQRNMHNIYAGAEVSYSYKDILSFSASGVYRDWKVAKVEEDNGDWLLAYMPSFEANIHADIRPISSVLISLGYQHITRETIENERVDPVGNLYLGGSYEVFKGISIYARVNNLLNKDYQYYWGYPTEGINFVGGVSFRF, encoded by the coding sequence ATGAAAAAGGTACAATATATATTCGGAGCATTGGCACTAATAGCCTTCCCGAACTGGGCACAGGCCCAAACGCAAGCTAAAGACACTACCCTGAGCCGCACGGTCGTGGTAGAACAAGAATATAATCCGGACATCATGGATGCTTCCAAGGTAAATGTATTGCCACAAGTGGCACCGCCAACTGTCAGCAAAAAAGCAGTGGAATATGATGCAAGGTTAGTACCGGAAGGAAATATCCCCGCAAGTACCATGCAAGTTTATACCGGAGCAGAAAGCCAGGACAAAGCACAGCGCGGATACGCGCGCCTGGGATATGGAAATTATGGGAATCTGGACGCACGCGCCAATTACTTATTTATCCTTCCCAATAGCGATAAGCTAAATCTGAACTTCCACATGAACGGCATGGACGGCAAATTAAAAGTACCCGATTTTGCGGAGAAATGGGATGCACGTTACTATCGTACACGCGTTGGCATGGACTATGTACATGCTTTCCGGAAAGTGGACTTAAATGTAGCCGGCAACTTCGGTCTGAGCAATTTCAACTTTATGCCCTATAGTATAAACAACAAACAGAAATTCCTGTCGGGCGATGTACATTTCGGAGTCAAGTCGACAAGTGAAGACTTGCCTTTTCAGTTTCATGCCGAAACGAACCTGATGTTCTATGAACGCCAGTATGACCTGTCTCAGAAAGATGGACAGGAAGCAATGGTACGGACCAAAGCAGGTGCAGTGGGTTCTATCTCCGAAGAGCAATCTGTAGGAGTAGACCTGGCAATGGACAATGTATTTTATAAGAACAATCTTTTTGATGATTATACATCTGTAGAACTCAATCCTTACTACTTGTATCAGAATGATGACTGGAAAATCCGACTTGGCGCCCATGTGGATTTTGCTTTCGGATTTGGCAAGAAGTTCCGGGTATCACCGGACGTCACTGCCCAATATATCTTCTCTGACAGTTACATTCTTTATGCCCAGGCCACAGGCGGACGCCGAACCAATGACTTCCGCAGACTGGAAACCGTTTCGCCTTACGGACAGAGTGAAATGCAACTGGATGCCACTTACGAGCAACTGAATGCCGCACTCGGATTCAAGACCAGTCCTGTAACAGGTTTATGGTTCAACCTCTATGGTGGATACCAGGATTTAAAGAATAACCTTGCCTCTGTCGGAGTTTCAAGCTATTTCGTAGATACCAACAACCAATCGTATCTCCAACTGTTCCAAAGAAACATGCATAACATCTATGCAGGTGCCGAGGTCAGCTACAGCTATAAAGACATTCTCTCTTTTTCCGCCTCAGGTGTTTACCGTGACTGGAAAGTTGCAAAGGTAGAAGAGGATAACGGAGATTGGCTACTTGCCTATATGCCCTCTTTCGAAGCAAACATTCACGCAGATATCCGACCGATCTCCTCAGTCCTGATCAGCCTCGGATACCAGCACATCACTCGTGAGACAATAGAAAACGAGCGGGTAGATCCCGTTGGTAATCTTTACCTTGGTGGTAGCTACGAAGTTTTCAAAGGTATCTCTATTTACGCTCGTGTAAACAATTTATTGAACAAAGACTATCAATATTATTGGGGATATCCTACAGAAGGTATCAATTTCGTGGGTGGTGTGAGTTTCCGTTTTTAA